In Phycisphaerae bacterium, one genomic interval encodes:
- a CDS encoding glycosyltransferase family 2 protein, with amino-acid sequence MPVSDVSILIVSFNTRDMTLACLSSVYRETREIAHEVIVVDNCSQDESATAIAEQFPAVRLIQSDRNLGFALANNLAAKVATGRYLLLLNPDTVILNKAIQRLVAFADQHPDAGLYGGRTVFEDGRLNRNSCHGRPTPWSLLCMGLGLSAVWRSSAVFNPESLGNWNRDSVRAVDAVTGCFLLIRREVWDHLDGFDPSFFMYGEDTDLCLRAGRLGSTCLICPDAAIVHYGGASEKVRADKMARLFRAKAQLIRRHWSPSLIPFGVAMLDLWALTRTAAFGLVSRLKPEYRQAFKTWREVWCQRCTWHVKRNTTEPVCQEALTREKQVRIC; translated from the coding sequence ATGCCCGTGTCAGATGTGTCCATCTTGATCGTGTCATTTAATACGCGAGATATGACTCTTGCGTGCTTGTCGTCAGTCTACCGGGAAACACGCGAGATCGCTCATGAAGTAATTGTGGTCGACAACTGCTCACAGGACGAATCCGCCACTGCTATCGCCGAACAATTCCCCGCCGTGCGTCTGATTCAATCGGACCGCAATCTCGGCTTTGCGCTTGCGAACAACTTAGCTGCCAAAGTGGCAACAGGGCGTTACCTGCTCTTGCTCAATCCAGATACGGTAATCCTCAATAAGGCGATTCAAAGGCTCGTTGCGTTCGCGGATCAGCACCCGGATGCCGGACTGTACGGCGGACGCACGGTCTTTGAAGACGGCCGGTTGAATCGCAATTCCTGTCACGGCCGCCCTACGCCGTGGAGCCTTCTGTGCATGGGACTCGGTCTATCTGCCGTGTGGAGATCATCGGCTGTTTTCAACCCGGAATCGCTGGGGAACTGGAATCGGGACTCCGTTCGAGCGGTCGATGCTGTGACGGGGTGCTTTCTTCTGATCCGGCGGGAGGTCTGGGACCATCTCGATGGTTTTGATCCCAGCTTCTTCATGTATGGCGAGGATACCGACTTGTGCCTGCGGGCTGGGAGGCTTGGGAGCACATGCCTGATTTGCCCCGATGCGGCGATCGTTCACTATGGTGGAGCATCGGAGAAAGTCCGGGCGGACAAGATGGCGCGCCTGTTCAGAGCGAAGGCCCAACTTATACGGCGGCATTGGTCACCAAGCCTAATTCCCTTCGGGGTAGCTATGCTCGATCTGTGGGCATTGACGCGCACGGCGGCATTTGGCCTGGTGTCTCGGCTGAAGCCCGAGTATCGCCAGGCGTTCAAAACCTGGCGTGAGGTCTGGTGCCAACGGTGCACCTGGCACGTCAAGCGTAACACAACTGAACCGGTGTGTCAGGAGGCTTTGACTCGCGAAAAGCAGGTTCGGATATGCTGA
- a CDS encoding glycosyltransferase family 2 protein has protein sequence MVSIIIPAHNEANVIRRCLEGMIWGARPDELDIIVVCNGCRDRTAELAHSCGPGIRVIETNTPSKANALNLGDEAAVAFPRFYVDADVVIGIDAIRQTTAVLEEPGVLAAAPLMEVDTGARSWSVRAFYRVWLRLPYCREALIGSGVYALSEVGRRRFDRFPIVTADDAFVRLHFTRDERRAVPGCIFTVRPPKTLSGIVDIKTRAHFGNVELRLQCPALWRNENASHGGALLRMALSPTMWPALLVYGYVKLATRYRVWKRFRNGELNKWERDESAREIGGT, from the coding sequence ATGGTCTCCATCATCATACCGGCTCACAATGAGGCCAACGTCATCAGGCGATGCCTTGAGGGCATGATTTGGGGCGCGAGGCCAGATGAGCTGGACATCATCGTGGTCTGCAATGGATGTAGAGACCGCACCGCGGAACTCGCCCATTCGTGCGGGCCAGGGATTCGCGTGATCGAGACCAACACTCCTTCAAAGGCCAACGCGCTGAACCTCGGCGATGAGGCGGCTGTGGCCTTCCCCCGGTTCTACGTTGATGCTGATGTGGTGATCGGTATCGATGCCATTCGGCAAACGACGGCCGTACTAGAGGAACCGGGTGTTCTGGCTGCCGCGCCGCTCATGGAGGTCGATACAGGCGCTCGTTCGTGGTCCGTTCGTGCCTTCTACCGTGTGTGGCTGCGACTTCCGTATTGTCGGGAGGCTCTGATTGGCTCAGGTGTGTACGCTCTGTCAGAGGTGGGTAGGCGCAGATTCGATCGCTTTCCGATCGTCACGGCAGACGATGCTTTCGTCCGACTCCATTTCACCAGAGACGAGCGGCGAGCGGTGCCTGGCTGTATCTTCACGGTTAGACCTCCGAAGACGTTGTCGGGCATTGTTGACATCAAGACTCGCGCTCACTTTGGAAACGTGGAGCTCCGATTACAGTGTCCGGCGTTGTGGAGAAATGAAAATGCCAGCCACGGGGGCGCATTGCTCAGGATGGCATTGAGCCCAACAATGTGGCCGGCGCTACTCGTCTATGGGTATGTGAAACTCGCGACGCGCTATCGTGTCTGGAAACGCTTCCGTAATGGCGAGCTTAACAAGTGGGAACGGGACGAATCCGCTCGCGAAATCGGAGGCACCTAG
- a CDS encoding glycosyltransferase family 4 protein, with translation MGTWDKLKQVVMSLDIALRGLSYDVLIIDTQATALFVCLVLAPFRRPRLAVSSFNVWKRRNGRLFNWLCRVLYRRLDCVIVHSAYDIPLAERLYGMPRKRLRFMRYARVAPRSAGLDAKYGYLSRIPYALSIGSNARDYATLFEAAEGSEVPLVVVAREWNLVGLDVPNGVQVYFNIPLVECDALMAECAYCVYTFDGSEPSCGQISVVSSLMMGKPVICTDVPGLEGYVEHEVNGLRVPMGDASKLRGAMQRLLGDPQLYARLQRGAQEWSAKYADPSEIQREMDRVVSELVGGDAPVGRGQQRCPMDRPL, from the coding sequence ATGGGAACCTGGGACAAGTTGAAGCAAGTTGTTATGTCCCTGGATATCGCCCTTAGGGGTCTTTCCTACGATGTGCTTATTATCGATACACAGGCGACCGCACTTTTTGTCTGCCTCGTGCTTGCGCCTTTCAGGAGGCCACGCCTAGCTGTGTCGAGTTTTAATGTGTGGAAAAGGCGAAATGGACGCCTTTTTAACTGGCTGTGTAGGGTTCTTTACCGGAGACTGGACTGTGTAATTGTCCACTCGGCCTATGATATTCCTCTTGCTGAGAGGCTGTACGGCATGCCGCGAAAGCGATTACGGTTCATGCGGTATGCGCGGGTAGCACCGAGAAGTGCAGGGCTGGACGCGAAGTACGGGTACCTAAGTCGGATCCCTTACGCACTGAGTATAGGCTCTAACGCGAGGGATTACGCCACGTTGTTCGAGGCAGCAGAAGGCAGCGAGGTTCCTCTGGTAGTCGTGGCGCGTGAGTGGAATCTGGTTGGGCTTGACGTGCCGAATGGTGTGCAGGTTTATTTTAACATACCGCTTGTGGAGTGTGATGCGCTCATGGCGGAGTGTGCTTACTGTGTTTACACATTTGATGGTAGCGAGCCATCATGCGGGCAGATTTCCGTCGTGAGTTCCCTTATGATGGGTAAGCCGGTGATTTGTACGGACGTACCGGGCCTTGAGGGATATGTCGAGCATGAGGTTAACGGGCTGCGTGTTCCGATGGGAGATGCGAGCAAGCTGCGTGGCGCCATGCAGCGCCTGTTAGGTGACCCACAGTTGTACGCGAGGTTACAGCGAGGTGCGCAGGAGTGGAGTGCGAAGTACGCTGATCCGAGTGAGATTCAGCGGGAGATGGACCGTGTGGTGAGTGAGCTGGTAGGTGGGGATGCACCTGTTGGCAGGGGGCAGCAACGGTGTCCCATGGATAGACCTCTGTAG